In Piliocolobus tephrosceles isolate RC106 chromosome 4, ASM277652v3, whole genome shotgun sequence, the following are encoded in one genomic region:
- the CMBL gene encoding carboxymethylenebutenolidase homolog, whose translation MANEAYPCPCDIGHRLEYGGLGREVQIEHIKAYVTKSPVDAGKAVIVIQDIFGWQLPNTRYMADMISGNGYTTIVPDFFVGQEPWDPSNDWSTFPEWVKTRNAQQIDREISAVLKYLKQQCHAQKIGVVGFCWGGTAVHHLMVKYSEFRAGVSVYGIVKDSEGVYNLKNPTLFIFAENDIVIPLENVSLLTQKLKEHCKVEYQIKTFSGQTHGFVHRKREDCSPADKPYIDEARRNLIEWLNKYM comes from the exons ATGGCTAACGAGGCTTATCCTTGTCCGTGTGACATTGGCCACAGACTTGAGTATGGAGGGCTAGGCCGCGAGGTTCAAATCGAGCACATCAAGGCTTATGTCACCAAATCCCCCGTTGATGCAGGCAAAGCTGTGATTGTCATTCAAGACATATTTGGCTGGCAGTTGCCCAATACCAGATATATGGCTGACATGATCTCAGGAAATGGATACAC AACCATTGTTCCAGACTTCTTTGTAGGGCAAGAGCCTTGGGACCCCTCTAACGACTGGTCCACCTTCCCTGAGTGGGTGAAAACAAGAAATGCCCAGCAGATCGATAG aGAGATCAGTGCTGTCTTGAAGTATCTGAAACAACAGTGTCATGCCCAGAAAATTGGCGTCGTGGGATTCTGCTGGGGTGGAACTGCTGTCCATCATTTGATGGTGAAATACTCAGAATTCAGGGCAGGGGTATCAGTCTATG GCATCGTCAAGGATTCTGAAGGTGTTTACAATTTAAAGAACCCCACCTTGTTCATTTTTGCTGAAAATGATATTGTGATTCCACTCGAGAAC GTATCTTTGCTGACCCAGAAGTTGAAAGAACACTGCAAAGTTGAAtatcaaattaaaacattttctggcCAGACTCATGGGTTCGTGCATCGGAAGAGAGAAGATTGCTCACCTGCAGACAAGCCCTACATTGATGAGGCGAGAAGGAATTTAATCGAGTGGCTGAACAAGTATATGTAG
- the CCT5 gene encoding T-complex protein 1 subunit epsilon translates to MASMGTLAFDEYGRPFLIIKDQDRKSRLMGLEALKSHIMAAKAVANTMRTSLGPNGLDKMMVDKDGDVTVTNDGATILSMMDVDHQIAKLMVELSKSQDDEIGDGTTGVVVLAGALLEEAEQLLDRGIHPIRIADGYEQAARVAIEHLDKISDSVLVDIKDTEPLIQTAKTTLGSKVVNSCHRQMAEIAVNAVLTVADMERRDVDFELIKVEGKVGGRLEDTKLIKGVIVDKDFSHPQMPKKVEDAKIAILTCPFEPPKPKTKHKLDVTSVEDYKALQKYEKEKFEEMIQQIKETGANLAICQWGFDDEANHLLLQNNLPAVRWVGGPEIELIAIATGGRIVPRFSELTAEKLGFAGLVQEISFGTTKDKMLVIEQCKNSRAVTIFIRGGNKMIIEEAKRSLHDALCVIRNLIRDNRVVYGGGAAEISCALAVSQEADKCPTLEQYAMRAFADALEAIPMALSENSGMNPIQTMTEVRARQVKEMNPALGIDCLHKGTNDMKQQHVIETLIGKKQQISLATQMVRMILKIDDIRKPGESEE, encoded by the exons TCTCATATAATGGCAGCAAAGGCTGTAGCAAATACAATGAGAACATCACTTGGACCAAATG GGCTTGATAAGATGATGGTGGATAAGGATGGCGATGTGACTGTAACTAATGACGGGGCCACCATCTTAAGCATGATGGATGTTGATCATCAGATTGCCAAGCTGATGGTGGAGCTGTCCAAGTCTCAGGATGATGAAATTGGAGATGGAACCACAGGAGTGGTTg TCCTGGCTGGTGCCTTGTTAGAAGAAGCGGAGCAATTGCTAGACCGAGGCATTCACCCAATCAGAATAGCTGATGGCTATGAGCAGGCTGCCCGCGTTGCTATTGAACACCTGGACAAGATCAGCGATAGCGTCCTTGTTGACATAAAGGACACCGAACCCCTGATTCAGACAGCAAAAACCACGCTGGGCTCCAAAGT GGTCAACAGTTGCCACCGACAGATGGCTGAGATTGCTGTGAATGCCGTCCTCACTGTAGCAGATATGGAGCGGAGAGATGTTGACTTTGAGCTTATCAAAGTAGAAGGCAAAGTGGGCGGCAGGCTGGAGGACACTAAATTGATTAAGGGTGTGATTGTGGACAAGGATTTCAGTCACCCACAGATGCCGAAA AAAGTGGAGGATGCTAAGATTGCAATTCTCACATGTCCATTTGAACCacccaaaccaaaaacaaagcatAAGCTGGATGTGACGTCTGTTGAAGATTATAAAGCCCTTCAGAAATACGAAAAGGAGAAATTTGAAGAGATGATTCAACAA ATTAAAGAGACTGGTGCTAACCTAGCAATTTGTCAGTGGGGTTTTGATGATGAAGCAAATCACTTACTTCTTCAGAACAACTTGCCTGCGGTTCGCTGGGTAGGAGGACCTGAAATTGAG CTGATTGCCATCGCTACAGGAGGTCGGATCGTCCCCAGGTTCTCAGAGCTCACAGCTGAGAAGCTGGGCTTTGCTGGTCTTGTACAGGAGATCTCATTTGGGACAACTAAGGATAAAATGCTGGTCATTGAGCAGTGTAAGAACTCCAGAGCTGTAACCATTTTTATTAGAGGAGGAAATAAGATG ATCATTGAGGAGGCGAAACGATCCCTTCACGATGCATTGTGTGTCATCCGGAACCTCATCCGCGATAATCGTGTGGTGTACGGAGGAGGGGCTGCTGAGATATCCTGTGCCCTGGCAGTTAGCCAAGAGGCGGATAAG TGCCCCACCTTGGAACAGTACGCCATGAGAGCGTTTGCCGACGCGCTGGAGGCCATCCCCATGGCCCTCTCTGAAAACAGCGGCATGAATCCCATCCAGACGATGACCGAAGTCCGAGCTAGACAGGTGAAGGAGATGAACCCTGCTCTTGGCATCGACTGTTTGCACAAGGGGACAAATG ATATGAAGCAACAGCATGTCATAGAAACCTTGATTGGCAAAAAGCAACAGATATCTCTTGCAACACAAATGGTTAGAATGATTTTGAAGATTGATGACATTCGTAAGCCTGGAGAATCTGAAGAATGA